The Cognaticolwellia beringensis genome segment CAAACACCATGACAAATGAGTGGGGTTGGATCATTTTCATGACGCATATAAACCAGAACACAGTGAAAACGCGCGGTGCGCTTATCATCAGCAACATTTTCTAGCGCATTTAAAAGCTTGTTAGTATTATCATCATCACTAGCGTTTTCACCAGCATAACGCGCGGAATAAACCCCAGGTGCGCCGTTTAAAGCGTCAACTTCTAAACCAGAATCATCAGCAATAGCGGGTAGACCCGTAATTTTTGCTGCATGACGCGCTTTTATAATCGCGTTTTCAACAAAGGTAGTGCCAGTTTCAGCAACATCAGCAACATTGAATTCGCTTTGTGGCTTAATTTCAATATTTTGTGCTGCCAACAAACTTGCCAGCTCGTTCACTTTACCTTTGTTACCTGTTGCTAATACGATAGTGGTCATGAAAACACCTTATACTTTTACATTACGCGCTTAAATATTTAATCTAAATAAGCCATTTACCAAGTATCGATACCAATTAGTTAGTATGCGATGAGATAAATTAATTAAAACAATGGCGCGCATAATACCTTAATCTGCAGTAAAGGGGGAGCGTCAAACACTGAATTTTGCAGTACACATGAGGAATTATGTTGTTCAGCTAGATATAAAAGCTTAGCGCAAGTAGTGTGGTAATATTGGCTGACGAATAGCCGCTATGTAATCCATTAATGGTCAATAAAAAAGCGGCAAATCAATTGCCGCTTTACTATAATAAATTAGCCTAAAGGCTTTATTTAATTAATCTAAACTTAATCAATCTAAACTTAATCCACATAAAATTTTTGTGTGAACTTTAAGTTATGCTGTTTACCTTTGTCGGTGATATTAATATCAAAGTATATGGTTTCTTTGTTGGTATAACTGACCTGCGCTAGATAATAAATCGCGTCGCCTTCTTTTACTTCCATAAAATCTAGTGATTTAATTTGTCCAACATCATTACGCGCTCTACCGCTTATATTGACCATTTTAGATGGATGACTGGCTTGTGTATTATCAAGCACTGAAATATTAATCAAACCTTTATAACGGCTTCGTTCAATACCATAAGCTTTAGCAATTTCTGGCGTTAAAAAAGTGGAGCCTAAAGCAATATAATGAACATTTATGTCATCCATTTTTTTCATATTTTCAGCATTAACAGACCCCATAAACGCTACGGCTAAAAAAGCTATTATCCCGAGTTTACTGATGAATTTTTTCATGTTTTTGACCTTATAATTTAAGTCGTTCTTGTTAAGTATATACGACGATATTCATTAGGATAAAATAACGTTTATAGCATCGACCAATATGGCACCCAACCGCCAAGTAAAATATTAATTACATTTAATAATAAAAAGGCGATAAGCACTGATAAATCAAGGCCACCAATGCTAGGAATAATACGTCTTATTGGAGATAATATCGGCGCTGTCAATTGACTGAAAATCATTTGAGTTGGGTTGTAACCTTGCACTACCCAGCTCATTAACGCCATTACAAGCATAATAATAAACAGCAATACACCGGTTTGCTTAATGAGATAAATTAATCCTAAATATAAAGCAGAAAGAATATCAATTGGGCCGCCATTGAGTAATGGAATAATGATAAAAGTTAAGGTAGCGAAAATATAAGCTAACACAATAGTCGCTAAATCAACGCCACCTACACCTGGAATAATGCGGCGCAATGGGATAACTAACGGGTTACTCACTTTAACAATAAACTGACTAAGTGGATTGTAAAAATCAGCGCGAACAAGTTGTAGCCAAACTCGCAACACTAAAACCATCAGAAATGTGTCAAAAGCAAATTTAAGCAAGTAATTAATTGCTTCCATCGAAAACTCCAAAATTTTAATTTATAATATAAAAAAACTAAAATAATCAGTATTTTACTGACTATTTAAATATTTAATACTTCAAGTGTGCTGATAGTAATACTATTAAGCCGTTTTCGCCATTTCTTTAGCGCGATCTACGGCACAATTCATGGCATTGGATACCAGCTTTTCTAAACCACCATCAATAAAAGAGGTTAATGCTGCTTGGGTTGTACCGCCTTTAGAGGTAACGTTTTCGCGCAGTTTGCCAATAGGGAGTTTATTTTCAATCACCATTTTAGCGGCACCTAACGCGGTCTGTTGTACTAGCTCTCGACTATCTTGCTCACTAAAACCGTAAGCTATAGCCTGCTTTTGCATCGCTTCCATAAACAAGAAAAAGTAGGCTGGGGCTGAGCCTGACACAGCAATAATATGATCAATTTGTTCTTCAGAAGTTAACCATTTAACGATGCCAACAGACTCCATAAGTGTGGTTGTGAAAGCTTTTTCTTCTTCAGTCGTGTGAGCGTTAGCATATATTCCAGATACCCCACAACCGAGTTGTGCCGGGGTGTTTGGCATAGTTCTGATCACAGTGCAGGGCTTAACTAACGCAAGCTCTATTTGCTTAATGGTGCATCCTGCTGCAACAGAGATAAAACATTTATCGGTAATATCGATATTTTTACCTAAATGTTGGCAAACTTCTTCAATAAGGTAAGGCTTAACGCCAAGCACAATAACGTCAGCAAAAGTTGTGGCTTCAATATTACACTGTGTTTGCTTAATACCATGCGCTGCTTGCAGTGCTAAACGCTTTTCTGCTGAAGGATTTGATACGATAATATGTTCAGGATTAAAACCGCCATTTATCAGTCCCGAAATAATTGCACCGTTCATGTTGCCTGCGCCAATAAAAGCTATTTTTTTCATAATTTTCCTATCAAGTATTGCTGATTCAATGAGTATAATTCTTTGTTCAAATATCAAAATTCTATCTATGTTAAATCCACCACTATTACTAGTAGGAACTTAATTTGTCCTATTGTACTATTTTTTTGGCTGACTTATTTAGCTTCTAGCGCCAAATATTGCTGAACCTATGCGAACCATGGTAGATCCTGCATTAATTGCAAGTTGCAAATCCGCTGACATACCCATTGATAAGGTGTCCATGCTTAGGTATTGCTTTTTAAGTTTCAAAAATAAGTTTTGCATCTCGATAAAGCTTGCTTGAGAAGCATTTTTTTCTGGAATTGCCATTAATCCCCGTAAGCATAAATTGTCACAATTTTCGATAGCAGCAAGTAGTGCAGGAAGCTCTTGAGGTAAAACGCCCGATTTACTTAATTCGCCACTAATATTCACTTGTAAACAAATGTTTAGCACGGTATCTTGACCAGACCTATGCTCGTTAAGGCGTTTTGCAACTTTGATTCTATCTACACTATGTACCCAAGAAAAGTGGCTGGCAATTAACTTGGTTTTATTCGTTTGAATTGGGCCAATAAAATGCCACGTTATATCCGTCTTATTTTGCAATGCGGTAATTTTTTCAACCGCTTCTTGTACATAGCTTTCGCCAAAATTTCGTTGCCCAGCGCTGTAAGCTTGTTCGAGCAATTCAATAGGCTTAGTTTTACTAACGGCAAGCAAAGTAACTTCATTAGCGTTGCGTTTAGCGTGCTGACAAGCAGAAGAAATTTGCAGTTCTACAGCAGCAATATTATCTTTAATAGCAATCATATTGTTTATTTCAGTTCTCAATGACTTATTCAGTTGTTAGTTAATTATTAATTAGACTCAGAGGTTTGTATGGATATTACCGAATTACTCGCATTTAGTGTGGAAAATAATGCTTCAGATTTACATTTATCAACCGGAACACCCCCATCTATACGCGTCGATGGCGACGTGCGTAAGCTAAATATACCAGCATTTGACGAAAAAGATGTCAACGCTTTGGTCTATGATATTATGAATGATCGCCAACGCAAAGAATATGAAGAAAATTTAGAGGTCGATTTCTCTTTTGAAGTGCCAAATTTAGCACGCTTCAGGGTCAATGCCTTCAACCAAAACCGTGGTCCGGCAGCTGTATTTCGTACCATTCCTAGCAAAATATTGTCATTAGACGATTTAGGTTGTCCTGATATATTTCGCGATATTTCAGAATTACCTCGTGGCTTAGTTTTGGTTACTGGCCCTACGGGTTCAGGTAAATCAACCACGCTCGCGGCGATGGTTGATCATATAAATAAAACTAAACACGATCATATTTTAACCATTGAAGACCCAATCGAATTTGTTCATCAAAACCATTCATGTTTAATTAACCAACGTGAAGTACATCGCGATACCTTAAGTTTTAGCGCGGCATTACGTTCAGCGCTACGTGAAGACCCCGATGTTATTTTGGTTGGTGAGATGCGTGATTTAGAAACTATACGTTTAGCGATGACCGCTGCTGAAACCGGCCATTTAGTTTTTGGTACTTTGCATACAACCTCAGCGCCAAAAACTATTGACCGTATTATTGATGTATTTCCAGGTGAAGAAAAAGCCATGGTACGTTCAATGCTTTCAGAATCATTACGTGCGGTAATTTCTCAAACACTGGTTAAAAAAGTAGGCGGTGGTCGTGTAGCTGCGCACGAAATTATGATGGGTGTGCCAGCAATTCGTAACCTTATCCGTGAAGATAAAATTGCGCAAATGTATTCTGTTATTCAAACCGGTATGTCTCATGGCATGCAAACTATGGATCAATGCTTACAAAACCTAGTCAGTCGAGGCATGATCACCAGACAAGATGCTATGGACAAAGCACAAGATAAAAACCAATTTAGCGGTTACTAGTATCGAAAACAGCAAAAGGTAATTAAATGAATTTTCATGACTTATTACAAAAAATGGTGCATCACGAAGCATCAGATATGTTTGTTACGGCTAAATTGCCGGTAAGTGCAAAAGTTAATGGTGAACTTGTTCCTATTGATGATCAGGTTTTATCAGCAGCCGATTCTTTAGGTTTGGTTCACGACGCGATGTCACAGAAGCAAAAGCTTGAATTTGACGAAGAGAAAGAATGTAACTTCGCAATTTCAATTGAGGGTATTGGCCGATTTCGTGTTTCAGCATTTTGGCAACGTGATATGGCTGGCATGGTTATTCGTCGTATTGTGACCGAAATACCAGAAGCGGATGATCTTGGTTTACCTTCGGTACTCAAAGATGTGGTGATGTCAAAGCGTGGCTTAGTCTTGTTTGTTGGTGGCACAGGCACGGGTAAATCAACCTCCATGGCCGCGTTAATTGGCTATCGTAATAAAAATTCTCGTGGCCATATTTTGACCATAGAAGATCCGGTTGAATTTGTACATGAACATGCTAAATGTATGGTCACGCAACGTGAAGTAGGGCTAGATACAGAAAGTTTTGGTGCTGCGCTAAAAAGCTCTTTACGCCAAGCCCCTGACGTTATATTGATTGGTGAAATTCGAAACCAAGAAACCATGGAGCATGCATTGAGTTTCGCAGAAACGGGTCACTTGTGTATCGCTACCCTGCATGCCAACAACGCAAACCAAGCTATCGATCGTATTATGCATTTAGTCCCAGCAGACCAGCATGGTAAGTTACTGTTTGATCTTGCGTTAAACCTACGAGGCATAGTCGCTCAACAATTAATTCCAACACGTGATGGTAATGGTCGTTTAGCCGCGATAGAAATCTTACTAAACTCGCCTTATATTGCTGAGTTAATCAAAAAAGGTGATATCGGTAGTATTAAAGAAGTGATGGAAAAGTCTACTGATCAAGGTATGCAAACATTTGACCAAGCACTTTTTAATTTATATCAACAAGGTCTGATTAATTACGCTGATGCCCTACATCATGCAGATTCACCAAATGATTTACGCTTAATGATCAAACTGCGTAGTAATGATCAAGGTGGAACAGGATCACTGTCTGGTGTAACTATTGATGGTATAGCGCCGAAAGAAGACTAAGGTTTATTGAAGTCAGTAACTACTAAAAAGCATGCTTATTATCGGCATGCTTTTTAGTTTGTAGCTTCTGTGTTCATTGCCTAAGCCAGAGTATTTTACATGGTAATATTGCGCGTATATGACCATTACATGCCATCTTAGTAACTGATAAATATATTACTCTATTGGTTAAAATTAAAGCAATTTCTTTATTGCTAGCAAGTTTCAGTTTATAGAATTATTTACTCACAATAAAAGGACCATCCAATGTTATCAAGAATACGTTTTATCATGATTATTTTTGCTTTAATTACCACTAATATCGCAATGGCGAGTGCGGATAAGTTTTCGGCTGGCCCGGTAATAAAAAACTACGGTAAACATGCGAAAGTTCAGCAAGACCTTAAGCTTGAGAATAATGCCACTTTTAATGTTGCTTTTGATATTGGCGAGCAAGGCGGGGTTGGTAAAGTTAATGGCAAAATTGAAACGCTAGCGCGTTTTATAAATATGCATGTAGCAAATGGCGTACCGTTAGAAAATATCAATTTAGCACTAGTGGTACATGGCAAAGCCGGCTTTGACTTATTAAAAGAGCAGTTGTATCAAGAAAAATTTCAGCAAAAAAATGCTAATAATGCATTGTTGCAAAATTTAATGAAAAACCAGGTAACAATTTACTTATGTGGTCAATCGGCAGCGTACCACAATATTACCAATGAAATGATTATGCCTGGCGTTAAAATGGCATTATCAGCAATGACAGCGCACGCAGTATTACAAAACCAAGGTTATACACTTAATCCATTCTAGTGGACTATCTTACGCTGCTTTATAGGCTGAAAACACTCGACAAGCCCCATATCCATAACGGAATAGAAACGGTAGATATTAACGTGGTAACAACCACTATTCCGGCTATGGTTTCTTGATGTTTTGCATGCTGTTTAGCAATTAAATAGGCATTTACCCCAGCAGGGCTTGCACTTAAAATAACTAAGGTCATGGTGGTTAGCGTTGGAAAATGAAATATATAATGACTAGTTATCAGGATTAAACTTGGTAACAGTAAAAGTTTTAATACACTGGCAGTTATAATAAATCTAACTTCACTACGGATTCTATAAAAAGCTAATGAGGCACCGAGTAAAAAAAGTGCCAATGTAATTGCAGGCTTACCTAATAATAACAAGCTGTTATTAATTATGACTGGTAACTCTATCGCCATTAAATTAATAACAAAACCACCTGTTATGGCAATTAATAATGGGTTGAAAAAGGTTTGTTTTAAAAATATTGGCCAATTAAACTGTGCAATGTTAACCGCCAACACACTTGTTATGCCAATTAACAGCGCACTGTGTAAACTCACCACCAGAAATATTGTCGGTAAAACTTGCTCACCTAATACCATTAAAGCGATAGGCATTCCCACAATAACGTTATTTGAATAACCGGCGCCAAAAGCGTAAACGGCTGAGGCGGGAAGATCATGATTTAAATGTTTATGAAAATAATAGTTTATCGCCAAAGCCAAGCCATAAACCAGTAACAAAGGTAAATAAAAAGCACTATAGATATTTAAATCTATGGTGCTCATATCGGCATTGGCCAGCTGTTGAAATAAAAAGGCCGGAATAGCAACATTAAAGGTAAATCTAGTCAGCGTATTAACTTGGTCTTTATTAAACCAGCCACTTTTAGCCAATAAAAAACCAATAAAGCCAACAATAATTAATGGGCTAATAAGCGTAAAAGTATTCATTAAACGCCTATATTAGAAGGTGATGTTGTAAGCCAAAACCAACAAGGCCAAGGTAATGTTAATGATTGAGTCGTTTTATTTTGCTTGCTAGGATTAATATTGATTTTCAAAGTAACTTTCTATAATTAATTTTGCCGATGCTGCGTCGATGTTATCTTTTTTAAGATTGCGATAACCACCTTCAGCGAATAAGGCTTCTTTAGCGGTAGCTGTGGTTAGCCGTTCATCTTGAAACTCAACTTTAAGTCCAAAACGGCCAGACACCCGGTTACCAAACTTTTTAGCGTCATGGGTCAATTGCTGCTCGCTGCCATCCATATTTAGCGGTAAACCTACCACAATAAAGTCTGGCTGCCACTCCTTGATAAACTTAGTCATGCCATCCCAATCAGGAATGCCATCACGCGCTTTAACTGAGCCCAAAGGCGAAGCTGAGCCAGTTAACTCTTGTCCAACGGCAACACCAATATACTTTTTACCAAAATCAAAACCGAGTATTGTACGTTCACCAACCACTGCTTTACTCGCCATTATGCATGCCCAATCTCACTGGATAAATGTGCCATATCAATACCCATTTTTTCGGTGGCTTTTTTCCAGCGCTGTTCAATGGGCGTATCAAATATAATATCGCCATCGGCAGGCGTTAGCAGCCAAGAGTTAGCTTTTATTTCTTCTTCTAACTGCCCAGGACCCCAACCAGCATAGCCAAGAGTTACCATAAATTTTGCCGGTGCCCCTTCTGTACCAAGCGCCATTAAAATATCTTTTGAGGTAGTGATCATTACATCATCGGTTAAGGCTAAAGAACTATTCCATCCCGTTTGAGTACTGTGTAATACAAAACCTCGATCTTGTGATACTGGACCACCGGTTAATACTTGCTGGTCTAACTCCGGTGCATCAATTTTGTCTTCATCAATTTGAGTCAATAATTCATTCAGGGTGACATTGATTGGAAGGTTTATGATCAAACCCATGGCACCTTCAGCATTATGCTCACAGATATAAGTTACCGTTTTATTGAAATAGGAGTCGTCTAAATTGGGCATAGCAATCAAAAGTTGATTTTCAAAACTATTCATAAATATACCTTAATAATCAAGAAGAAATACGCTAAAAGCCACATGCCTTTAGCATCTAATACTAAACGGATTAAATTAGCGTTTTTTAATGTTCTGCTCGATAGCATCCATTAATTTACCGCTAATATTTATTGGGTATGCTGCTTCAATTTCGCGAATACACGTTGGGCTAGTGACATTGATTTCAGTGACTTTGTCGCCAATAACATCTAAACCAACAAAAAATAAACCGCGTTTTTTCAACTCTGGAGCAATAGTTTCTGCAATAAGTTTATCGCTAGCACTAAGAGGACGTGCTACACCGCGCCCACCAGCGGCCAAATTACCGCGAGTTTCTCCTTGTGCAGGAATACGCGCTAAACAATAAGGCATTGGTTCACCGTTAACGATTAATATACGTTTATCACCGTCAACAATTTCTGGAAGGTACTCTTGAACCATAGCATATTGTGTCGAATGTGCCGTTAAAGTTTCGAGAATTACGCCAACATTAGGATCATTCTCACCTATTCGGAAAATGGATGAGCCGCCCATACCATCCAAAGGTTTGATGATAATATCTTTGTTTTCTTTATGAAATTCTCTGATCTTTTGATTATTTCGCGTTACCAATGTTTTTGGTGTTAACTCTGGGAACCAAGCGGTAAATAGCTTCTCGTTACAATCACGTAAGCTTTGTGGCTTATTAACAATTAACGTACCTGCAACTTCAGCACGCTCTAACATGTAAGTAGCATAAATAAACTCTGTATCAAACGGCGGATCTTTACGCATCAATACGGCGTCTAAGTCAGCAACATTAATGTCTTCGCGTTCGTCTAATTCATACCAATGTTCAGTATCGTCAAATACTTTTACTTTTGCGGCTGTTGCGCGACAAACGCCTTGCTCTAAGTAGAGATCTTGCATCTCCATGTAATAAATTTCATATCCGCGCGCTTGCGCTTCAAGCATCATGGCCATTGAAGAGTCTTTTTTTACTTTGACTTCGGAAATAGGGTCCATAACAACGCCAATTTTTATGCTCATATTTTTTCCTAAATGTTATTCATTATAAATGCTTTACACACTCTAAGTGCAGCAAGCGGTTAAATTCTGTTAATCATTATGCGCGGTCTGTAACTTAACGCTACGTTAATTTAAATCACCGTAACGACATTGTAGTGCCGTAATTGCCGTCAGGGCTGCTGTTTCAGTTCTCAGTACTCTAGGCCCAAGCAAAACATCATGAAACCCTGCCGTGTTGGCACTGGCAATTTCATCATCACTTAAGCCGCCTTCAGGGCCAATTAATAAGCGAACCCTTTGATTTTCTATCGGTAAACTCATAATAGAATGTTCGGCTTTAGGGTGTAAATTTAGTTTTAACGCTGTACTTTCTTGCTGTAACCATTGGTCTAAATAAATCGGTGCTGCCACTATAGGGACCGCACAACGACCACTTTGTTCACAAGCACTGTTGACAATTTTTTGCCATTGCTGGTGTTTTTTCTCTAAACGCTCGCCACTAAGTTTTACACCACAACGTTCAGTGAAAATTGGTGTAATAGTATTAACCCCTAACTCTACAGACTTTTGCAAGGTAAAATCCATGCGATCACCACGTGAAATACCTTGGGCTAAATGTATATTAAGTGGCGATTCATTTGCGACCAATTCTTTAGCTATTATCTCTACATCAGCACTTTTTTTACCCACGTTAACAAGTTTGGCTTGATACTCAAAGTATCCTGCTTGTTCTGCTACGCCATTAAACAACGTAATGTCGTCACCGTTCTTAAGACGTAATACTCGCACAATATGGCCAAAAGCATCGTCATTTAACGCTTGGCTCTGACCTACTTCAAATGCTTGTGCTTGGTAAATACGAGGGTTACGCATAAAGGTTATCCATATCGGCTAATTTATTCTTAGTTTGTTGAGTTTACATTAACTATTGACGCTAAGGCTATTATTGATGAAAGGCTAATGTTTTTTGCAAGGGTTTGTTATTGGCTAAAATTTTAACATAGCCTGTAGATAAGGGCATAGAATACTAAATTCAATTGATAGATAGGAAAATAATAGACTTTATTTATTTTAGTGGTGCCTAAAAGCAAAAACCGCTCAATGAGCGGTTTTTGTTAAACAAACATTGTGATTAAATACCAGCAGATAAACGTAACGCTTCAGCTTTATCTGTTTTTTCCCAGCTAAATGCTGTGAAGGTATCATCGCCAACAGTCATTTCAAATGGTTCGCGACCAAAGTGACCATAAGCAGCTGTTTGCTTATACATCGGGTGTAGCAGGTCTAACATTTTAGTTATACCGTATGGGCGTAAGTCAAAGTGTTCACGTACAATTTCAACTAAACGCTCTTCAGATACTTTACCGGTGCCAAAACTATCAATTGAAATTGAAGTCGGTTCAGCAACACCAATCGCGTATGATATTTGAATCTCACAACGATCAGCCAAGCCCGCGGCAACAATGTTTTTAGCCACATAACGGCCGGCATAAGCCGCACTACGATCGACTTTTGATGGATCTTTACCAGAGAAAGCACCACCACCATGACGTGCCATGCCGCCATAAGTATCAACAATAATTTTACGACCTGTTAAGCCACAATCACCAACTGGGCCACCAATAACAAAACGACCAGTAGGGTTGATATGGTATTTAGTGTCTTTAGTTAATAATTCTGCCGGTAACACATGCTTGATAATGTTTTCCATTACCGCATCGTGTAAATCTTCTTGTTTAATATCAGGGTTGTGTTGTGTAGACAAAACAACCGTATCAATCGCTACCGGTTTGTTATCTTCATATATAAAGGTAACTTGGCTTTTTGCATCTGGACGTAACCAAGGCAATATACCTGACTTACGCGCTTCAGCTTGGCGTTCAACTAAACGGTGAGAATAGTATAACGGCGCAGGCATTAAAGTTTCGGTTTCATTGGTGGCATAACCAAACATTAAACCTTGGTCACCAGCACCTTGGTCTTCAGGCTTTACACGGTCAACACCTTGGGCAATTTCTGGTGATTGTTGACCAATTAAGTTCATAATGCCGCACGTTTCGCCATCAAAGCCAACATCAGAAGATGTGTAACCAATATCTGAAATAACATCACGGGTAATTCTTTCTAAATCTACCCAAGCTGTTGTTGAAACTTCACCAGAAATAATCGCAACACCAGTTTTTACCATAGTTTCACAAGCAACACGTGCATGTTTGTCTTTGGCAATAATAGCATCTAAAACCGCATCAGAAATTTGATCGGCTATTTTATCTGGATGTCCTTCTGACACTGACTCAGAAGTAAAAAGGTGTGTTGACATAAACCCTCTGTAAAATTTAACTGAAAAACAATCTTATACCAATCGAACTCGTTTATTAGTCACTGTGCGATAGCCGCAGAATTAGTATTAGTCTTTAATGGCGATATTCTAACTGTTTAGTTAACTTATTCCTAGAGTTATTTACGCCTAGATGGCTAAACGTCTTTAAATGGTATGTATGTTTGAATAATTTATGTGACAGTTATTTGCCAGCTAATGTTTGTTGAAATGCGAAGATTTCTAGCAAAGGCTTACGTGAGATAACTTTTAAGGCTTAAGGATAACTATTCAATTGCAATGGGCGTTGCCAAATGTGATTAAAGAGTGCTTGCTGAGTTGCGCAGCACTTTGAACTATAAAAGCTAGTTGTACCTAGGTTGTTACTGGTATTAATAAGTTGATGTAACGCTAATTGTCGCTGTAATTGTTCGGTTACTGGTAATGCAGTTTCCATGATCACGACACTGTTGCCACATATTTCGTTAATCAAGTTTTTTACTAACGGATAATGTGTACAACCTAAAACGATAGTATCAACGCCTTTTTCCAGCAAGGGTTGTAGATAACCGGTTAACATTAATTTGCACTCAGACGCGTTTTTCTTATCTTGTTCTATAAGCTCGACTAAGCCAGGACAGGGCTGAACAATTACATCGCTGTTTTGACTATATTGTGCAACTAAGGCTAAAAAACGCGGGTTTTGAGCTGTAGCTTTTGTCACTAATATCGCCACTTTTTTATTTTTGCTTAAGTTTACCGCTGGCTTTATGGCGGGTTCTACACCAATAACAGGAATTAAAATATTTTTACGGAGTTGATCAATCGCATTTACGGTCGCGGTATTACAGGCAACAACAATTGCTTTGGCCTTGCGTTCGATAAACCACTGAGCTATTTCATTAACGCGTTGCTGAATAAACTCAGACGACTTTTCACCATAAGGTGCATATAAAGTATCGGCAACATAGAGTAAGTTTTCATTGGGCAAGTGCTGATTTATGCATTGCGCGATAGATAAACCACCCACGCCGGAGTCGAATATTCCAATAGGCTCCGCATTTATCGTTTGAAGCTCACTTTTTAAGGTTGAAACAGGAGCTTTTATATCAGCTATTTTTTGCGTGGGCATTCAGTAAGTACAGCTTAGATCGAGGTGTAGTTAGTTGTGCTAAGTATATTATCAACAACCAAATGAGATCTATACATATTTAGATAAAGCAACGTGACTTGCTAAATATCGTAATCAAGATTATTTCTGCCTTCTATCAGCGTTTCTAATAATGAACAAATTTGACGGGCTGAAGCCCGACCTACAATTGTAGTGCTGTTGGCAGTGTTAGTGTGCGCAATGATTTACTTTGTAGGTCGGTGTTTACGCCGACAATGGTAAAATGGTAATTAACAGAACATTTTAGTTGTTGATTTTATCAAGGTGTTAGT includes the following:
- a CDS encoding XTP/dITP diphosphatase; translation: MTTIVLATGNKGKVNELASLLAAQNIEIKPQSEFNVADVAETGTTFVENAIIKARHAAKITGLPAIADDSGLEVDALNGAPGVYSARYAGENASDDDNTNKLLNALENVADDKRTARFHCVLVYMRHENDPTPLICHGVWHGTIARDKVGEQGFGYDPVFWQADHQMTSAQLPRDLKNQLSHRGQALQKLVPQLLAVLA
- a CDS encoding DsrE family protein, whose translation is MLSRIRFIMIIFALITTNIAMASADKFSAGPVIKNYGKHAKVQQDLKLENNATFNVAFDIGEQGGVGKVNGKIETLARFINMHVANGVPLENINLALVVHGKAGFDLLKEQLYQEKFQQKNANNALLQNLMKNQVTIYLCGQSAAYHNITNEMIMPGVKMALSAMTAHAVLQNQGYTLNPF
- the proC gene encoding pyrroline-5-carboxylate reductase; amino-acid sequence: MKKIAFIGAGNMNGAIISGLINGGFNPEHIIVSNPSAEKRLALQAAHGIKQTQCNIEATTFADVIVLGVKPYLIEEVCQHLGKNIDITDKCFISVAAGCTIKQIELALVKPCTVIRTMPNTPAQLGCGVSGIYANAHTTEEEKAFTTTLMESVGIVKWLTSEEQIDHIIAVSGSAPAYFFLFMEAMQKQAIAYGFSEQDSRELVQQTALGAAKMVIENKLPIGKLRENVTSKGGTTQAALTSFIDGGLEKLVSNAMNCAVDRAKEMAKTA
- a CDS encoding YggT family protein, yielding MEAINYLLKFAFDTFLMVLVLRVWLQLVRADFYNPLSQFIVKVSNPLVIPLRRIIPGVGGVDLATIVLAYIFATLTFIIIPLLNGGPIDILSALYLGLIYLIKQTGVLLFIIMLVMALMSWVVQGYNPTQMIFSQLTAPILSPIRRIIPSIGGLDLSVLIAFLLLNVINILLGGWVPYWSML
- a CDS encoding type IV pilus twitching motility protein PilT — protein: MDITELLAFSVENNASDLHLSTGTPPSIRVDGDVRKLNIPAFDEKDVNALVYDIMNDRQRKEYEENLEVDFSFEVPNLARFRVNAFNQNRGPAAVFRTIPSKILSLDDLGCPDIFRDISELPRGLVLVTGPTGSGKSTTLAAMVDHINKTKHDHILTIEDPIEFVHQNHSCLINQREVHRDTLSFSAALRSALREDPDVILVGEMRDLETIRLAMTAAETGHLVFGTLHTTSAPKTIDRIIDVFPGEEKAMVRSMLSESLRAVISQTLVKKVGGGRVAAHEIMMGVPAIRNLIREDKIAQMYSVIQTGMSHGMQTMDQCLQNLVSRGMITRQDAMDKAQDKNQFSGY
- a CDS encoding PilT/PilU family type 4a pilus ATPase, whose protein sequence is MNFHDLLQKMVHHEASDMFVTAKLPVSAKVNGELVPIDDQVLSAADSLGLVHDAMSQKQKLEFDEEKECNFAISIEGIGRFRVSAFWQRDMAGMVIRRIVTEIPEADDLGLPSVLKDVVMSKRGLVLFVGGTGTGKSTSMAALIGYRNKNSRGHILTIEDPVEFVHEHAKCMVTQREVGLDTESFGAALKSSLRQAPDVILIGEIRNQETMEHALSFAETGHLCIATLHANNANQAIDRIMHLVPADQHGKLLFDLALNLRGIVAQQLIPTRDGNGRLAAIEILLNSPYIAELIKKGDIGSIKEVMEKSTDQGMQTFDQALFNLYQQGLINYADALHHADSPNDLRLMIKLRSNDQGGTGSLSGVTIDGIAPKED
- a CDS encoding YggS family pyridoxal phosphate-dependent enzyme; this translates as MIAIKDNIAAVELQISSACQHAKRNANEVTLLAVSKTKPIELLEQAYSAGQRNFGESYVQEAVEKITALQNKTDITWHFIGPIQTNKTKLIASHFSWVHSVDRIKVAKRLNEHRSGQDTVLNICLQVNISGELSKSGVLPQELPALLAAIENCDNLCLRGLMAIPEKNASQASFIEMQNLFLKLKKQYLSMDTLSMGMSADLQLAINAGSTMVRIGSAIFGARS
- a CDS encoding DUF4426 domain-containing protein yields the protein MKKFISKLGIIAFLAVAFMGSVNAENMKKMDDINVHYIALGSTFLTPEIAKAYGIERSRYKGLINISVLDNTQASHPSKMVNISGRARNDVGQIKSLDFMEVKEGDAIYYLAQVSYTNKETIYFDINITDKGKQHNLKFTQKFYVD